The stretch of DNA GTTTTAGAAAAAACGAAATTAAAAGGTCAAGAAAATAAATTTCCTCACGAATTAAGTGGTGGACAACAGCAAAGAGTTGCCCTTGCTCGTGCAATTATTACAAAACCAAAAATTTTACTTTTAGATGAACCTTTAAGTAATATTGATACTGAATTAAGAGCTCATTTAAGAGTTGAATTAAAAGAAATGATAAAATTATTTGGAATAACTGCTTTATTTATTACTCATGATAAAGAAGATGCTTTTTATTTATCAGACAGAATTGCTATTATGCATGGTGGAGATATTTTACAAGTAGGAACTGCAAAAGATATTTATCATCATCCAGCTAATTTATATTGTGCAAATTTTTTAGGAAAAATGACTAAGATTTCACAAAATTCATATATAAGACCTGAACATATACACATAAGCCCAAATGGAAAATATGATGCGATTATAAAAAATATTGTTTTTTATGGTAGTTTTTATGAAATAATTATTGAAGCAAATAATGAAGAATTATTAGTTCATAGTTTTGATGATCATCTTGAAGTTA from Arcobacter suis CECT 7833 encodes:
- a CDS encoding ABC transporter ATP-binding protein; its protein translation is MKKIVDIKNLRKVFCKGNICVANSIDLFINEGEIFTILGKSGSGKTTFLRMIAGLETPDNGEIIVDEKVVFSKNTNLQPKDREVAVVFQNYALLPHLSIASNITFGSNASKADLEEVLEKTKLKGQENKFPHELSGGQQQRVALARAIITKPKILLLDEPLSNIDTELRAHLRVELKEMIKLFGITALFITHDKEDAFYLSDRIAIMHGGDILQVGTAKDIYHHPANLYCANFLGKMTKISQNSYIRPEHIHISPNGKYDAIIKNIVFYGSFYEIIIEANNEELLVHSFDDHLEVNQNIKYDFDGEILNF